A genomic region of Pyrus communis chromosome 14, drPyrComm1.1, whole genome shotgun sequence contains the following coding sequences:
- the LOC137714315 gene encoding classical arabinogalactan protein 4-like, which translates to MSRFIELLSPLLLAFLLVQFSTAVSSSSPPEPSPTPSPQPGADAPSPPSPSPISLPPSPSNAPADSPIPSSPPAPPQSTPSPSPDSEPSVPSSAPSVPSDINHNNINADGDGEESSEGGMSTGKKAGIAFGVIVGVSLVGLGGFVYKKRQDNVRRSQYGYAARREIL; encoded by the coding sequence ATGTCGAGGTTCATCGAACTCCTCTCGCCTCTGCTTCTCGCATTCCTCCTAGTCCAATTCAGCACCGCcgtctcttcttcctctccgcCAGAGCCCTCCCCGACTCCATCGCCGCAACCCGGCGCCGATGCACCTTCACCGCCATCTCCATCCCCGATTTCCCTCCCTCCATCTCCGTCGAACGCTCCGGCCGACTCAccaattccatcttctcctccCGCTCCGCCGCAATCGACTCCATCGCCGTCGCCTGACAGCGAACCTTCGGTTCCCTCTTCGGCTCCGTCGGTTCCTAGTGACATCAATCACAATAACATCAACGCCGACGGCGACGGAGAGGAGTCCTCCGAAGGAGGAATGAGCACCGGAAAGAAGGCGGGGATCGCGTTCGGAGTCATCGTCGGAGTCAGTTTGGTAGGGCTGGGAGGATTCGTGTACAAGAAGCGTCAAGATAACGTCCGTAGATCTCAGTACGGTTACGCCGCCAGGAGAGAGATTCTCTGA